From the genome of Paracidovorax avenae:
TTCGCTCTGGTCCACCACCTGGGCCGCGAACTGCCGGCGGTCGTCCCCGGGCAGGTCGTCCTGCAGCAGCTCGCCCGCGCCGCGGATGGCGGCCACGGGGCTCTTGAGTTCGTGGGTCAGGGCGCGCACGTAGCCCTCGATGTAGTCGCGGCCCGCGAGGCGCTCGCGCATGTGGTCCATGGCCCGCGCGAGGTCGCCGAGTTCGCCGGGCACGCGCGGCACGGCGGGCGGCGGCCCGCCCCCGTCGCCCGGCGCCTGCACGCTGAGGGCATAGTCGCGCAGGCGGCGCACGTGCCACACGGTCCACACGGTGACGGCCACGCCCACGGCCGCGGAGAGCGCGAGCAGCAGCAATCCGCCTTGCAGCACCTTGCGTTCGGCACGGTCGATGAAGCGCTGCACCGTGCGCGTCGGCTTGGCGACGGTGAGCACGCCACCGATCCGCCGCTCCCCGCCAGGGGCACCGTCGATCCAGATCGGCGCGGCCACATACATCACGCCGCTGGTGTCGTCGGTCTGCACGTCGCGCGTGGCGCGGGCGCCGTATTCGCCGCGCAGCGTGCGGGCCACGTCGCGCCACTGCGAATAGTCATCGCCCACGGCGCGCCGCTCGGTATCGAAGACCACGCGCCCGCGCGCATCGGTCACGTAGATGCGGAAATCCAGTGTCTGCTTGGACAACCCCCAGATGGAGGCATCGACCGGCCGGCTCGCGTAGCGCCGCACGTGGCGTGCGAAATCGCTTTCCGGCGTTCCGGGTGCGCCCTGCGCGCCCGCTGCCAGTCGCCCGCTCGCGAGGTCGTCGCTCGCCAGTTCCGCCAGCAGGTTGGCGGTGTCCACCATCATGTCCTCCATCACCTCCCGCACGCTGGGCTTGATCTCGGCCGTGAACACCCGCAGCACGAAGAACGCCGCGATGCCGTTGATGAGGAAGAACGCGAAAAGCAGCCGCAATCCGAGGCGCATGGGTCAAGCTCCTTGCCAGCGGAAGGGGGATGGCGCGAAGCGCGTCAGGGGTGGCTTCATACCTCTAGTGAATAGCCCATGCCCCTGTGCGTGCGGATGTACTCGCGCGACGGGTCGGCCTCGCGCAGCTTGGCGCGCAGGGTCTTGATGTGCGTGTCCACGGTGCGATCGGTGCTCTCGCTGTCGCCGCCCCAGGCGCCGGCCAGCAGGGCATCGCGCGTGTGGATGCGGCCCGCGCCCGCGAGCAGCTGGGACAGCAGGCGGTATTCGCGGCGCGTGAGCTCCAGCGGGCGTCCGTGCAGGTGCATGCGCTGGCCGGTAGCGTCGTCATGGAAGGGGCCGGCGGCCGAGCGGGCATGTGCCACCGCAGGCACGGCGGCGCGGCGCAGCAGGGCCTTGGCCCGGGCAGCCAGTTCGCGCGGGCTGAAAGGCTTGGGCAGGTAGTCGTCGGCACCGAGTTCCAGTCCCAGCACGCGATCGATCTCTTCCCCGTGGGCGCTGAGCATGAGCACGGGCAGGGCGCTGCCCTGCTGCCGCAATTCACGCAGCAGGTCCAGGCCGCTGCCGTCGGGCAGGCCCACGTCCAGCACCAGCAGGTCGAAGCGATGGGCGCGCAGCAGGCCGCGGGCATCGCCCAGCAGCAGGCTGTGGCTCACTGCCAGGCCGTCGCGTTCCAGGGCGTAGGCCACTGTGCGCGCGATGGCCGGGTCGTCCTCCACGAGCAGCAGGCGTGCCGCCATGGTCAGCGCGCCACCAGCACGGGAAAGAGCTTGCCCAGCCCGTCGGCCATCACCTCGACCGCCAGAGCGGCCAGGATCAGGCCCATGAGCCGCGTCATCACGTTGATGCCGGTCTTGCCCAGCACGCGCGCGATCGGGTCGGCCAGTGCGAAGCACACCGCCGTGGCCAGGGCGATGACCACGCCATAGCCCACGAGCGCCAGGTGCTGCCAGAAGGTCTGCGCCCGGTCGGCGTAGATCACCACGGTGGACATGCTCGCCGGCCCGGTGAGCAGCGGGATCGTGAGCGGCACCACGGCGATGCTGTCGCCCTGGGCCGCCTTCTCGGCGCCTTCCTCCAGCTCGTGCGTGTGCGGTTTCGCTTCCGCGGGCTGGGCGTTGAGCATGTTCATCGCGCTGATGAGCAGCAGCATGCCGCCACCCACCTGGAAGCTCTGCAGCGAAATGTTGAAGAACTCCAGGATCTGCAGGCCCAGCAGCGCGCAGGCCGCGATGACGCAGAACGCGCTGAAGGCCGCCACCTGGATGGTGCGCTGCCGCTGCCGTGGCGAGAACCCGTCGGTGTAGTGGATGAAGAAGGGCACGATGGCCAGCGGGTTCACGATGGCCAGCAGGGTGATGAGGGGCTTGAGGTCCATGGAATGTCGGTGTCCGGTTCAGCGGCCGCCAGAAACGTCCAGCAGGCTCATGGTGGTGTAGCTCGCGGCGTCCGACAGCAGCCAGACGATGGATTCGGCCACTTCTTCCGGCGTGCCGCCCCGGCCCATGGGCACCTGGTGGGCAAGGTCGCGCACACGGTCGGGCAACCCTCCGCTCGCGTGGATCTCGGTATCGATCAGGCCGGGCCGCACCGCGTTCACCCGGATGCCTTCCGCGGCCACTTCGCGCGCGAGGCCCACCGTGAGCACGTCGATGGCGCCCTTGGCTGCCGCGTAGTCCACGTACTGGTGGGCGGCGCCCAGGCGGGCTGCGGCGCTGGAAACGTTGACGATGCTGCCGCCCTGGCCGCCGCGCTGCAGGCCCATGCGCCGAACTGCCTCGCGGGCGCAGTAGAAGCTGCCCAGCACGTTGATGTCGAACATGCGCCGCAGCCGCTGGCCGCTCATTTCGGACACGCGTGCCGGCACGTCCACCACGCCGGCATTGTTCACCAGGCCCGACAGCCGGCCCCACTGCGCGTCCACCGCCTCGAACAGCGCCACGACCTGCGACTCGTCCGCCACGTCCGCCTGGATGGCCATGGCTTCGCCGCCTTCCGCCCGGATGGCATCGACCACGCGCCCGGCCGCGGCGGCGTCGCGCGCGTAGTTCACCGCCACGGCCCAGCCATGCCGGGCGGCCAGCCGGGCGGTGGCTGCGCCGATGCCCCGGCTGCCTCCCGTCACCAAAACCACTTTCTTGTCCATGGGTGCGTCTCCTGCAAGAATGCCGTGGCGCGATTACAGCACTGCCGTGCCCGGCGCGGGCCGGCTGCTGCGATCGATTCCCGTCGCCCCCTCCCCCGGGGGCGTTCAACCCGTCCATACCGAAGGAGTGACAACATGGGCAGTTTCGTGGATCTGGCCTCGGCCGATGGTTTCAAGGTGCCGGCCTGGGTGGCGCAGCCCGAAGGCCGGGCGCGCGGCGCCGTGGTGGTCCTGCAGGAGATCTTCGGCGTCAACTCGCACATCCGCTCCGTGGCCGACCGCTATGCGGCCGCGGGCTACCTCGCGGTGGCGCCCGCCACCTTCGCGCGCGTGAAGCCCGGCGTGGAACTGGGCTACACCGAAGACGACATGAAGGAAGGTTTCGGCCTGAAGCAGCAGGTGGAGGCGCTGCCCGGTGCGGGCGTGCTGCCCGACATCCAGGCGGCCATCGACCATGCGGCGCAGCAGAGCGGCGGCAAGGTCGGCATCGTGGGCTACTGCTGGGGCGGCCTGCTGTCCTGGCGGGCGGCGTGCGAACTCCGGGGCCTGGCGGCCGCGGCCGTCTATTACGGCGGCGGCATCACGGGCGACCAGGAAGTGGCGCGCACCCCGCGCTGCCCGGTGATCGCGCACTTCGGCAAGCGCG
Proteins encoded in this window:
- a CDS encoding response regulator, encoding MAARLLLVEDDPAIARTVAYALERDGLAVSHSLLLGDARGLLRAHRFDLLVLDVGLPDGSGLDLLRELRQQGSALPVLMLSAHGEEIDRVLGLELGADDYLPKPFSPRELAARAKALLRRAAVPAVAHARSAAGPFHDDATGQRMHLHGRPLELTRREYRLLSQLLAGAGRIHTRDALLAGAWGGDSESTDRTVDTHIKTLRAKLREADPSREYIRTHRGMGYSLEV
- a CDS encoding dienelactone hydrolase family protein; the protein is MGSFVDLASADGFKVPAWVAQPEGRARGAVVVLQEIFGVNSHIRSVADRYAAAGYLAVAPATFARVKPGVELGYTEDDMKEGFGLKQQVEALPGAGVLPDIQAAIDHAAQQSGGKVGIVGYCWGGLLSWRAACELRGLAAAAVYYGGGITGDQEVARTPRCPVIAHFGKRDHYIPLEGVETFRKAHPEVEVHVYEADHGFNCDQRGSYDAPSADLARERTLAFFAKHLG
- the creC gene encoding two-component system sensor histidine kinase CreC, producing the protein MRLGLRLLFAFFLINGIAAFFVLRVFTAEIKPSVREVMEDMMVDTANLLAELASDDLASGRLAAGAQGAPGTPESDFARHVRRYASRPVDASIWGLSKQTLDFRIYVTDARGRVVFDTERRAVGDDYSQWRDVARTLRGEYGARATRDVQTDDTSGVMYVAAPIWIDGAPGGERRIGGVLTVAKPTRTVQRFIDRAERKVLQGGLLLLALSAAVGVAVTVWTVWHVRRLRDYALSVQAPGDGGGPPPAVPRVPGELGDLARAMDHMRERLAGRDYIEGYVRALTHELKSPVAAIRGAGELLQDDLPGDDRRQFAAQVVDQSERLQRLVDRLLELSKLEQRQHAEAGAAPVALRACAEAALRQCGARASQRGVRLQLEGAGASGPWEADLITLALGNLIDNAIDFSPEGGTVRVVLDGATASVQDEGPGVPDYALPRLGERFFTTARPDGTRSGSGLGLAIVKRVMALHGGRLDVASTARGLRATLVLAG
- a CDS encoding MarC family protein, with the translated sequence MDLKPLITLLAIVNPLAIVPFFIHYTDGFSPRQRQRTIQVAAFSAFCVIAACALLGLQILEFFNISLQSFQVGGGMLLLISAMNMLNAQPAEAKPHTHELEEGAEKAAQGDSIAVVPLTIPLLTGPASMSTVVIYADRAQTFWQHLALVGYGVVIALATAVCFALADPIARVLGKTGINVMTRLMGLILAALAVEVMADGLGKLFPVLVAR
- a CDS encoding SDR family oxidoreductase; translated protein: MDKKVVLVTGGSRGIGAATARLAARHGWAVAVNYARDAAAAGRVVDAIRAEGGEAMAIQADVADESQVVALFEAVDAQWGRLSGLVNNAGVVDVPARVSEMSGQRLRRMFDINVLGSFYCAREAVRRMGLQRGGQGGSIVNVSSAAARLGAAHQYVDYAAAKGAIDVLTVGLAREVAAEGIRVNAVRPGLIDTEIHASGGLPDRVRDLAHQVPMGRGGTPEEVAESIVWLLSDAASYTTMSLLDVSGGR